aaatttcaaacgTCGTATCTCAAAGTTTCAGTTTGGTGAAAGATTGGGCGATAAGTGATTGGGATCATTTCTGATCTCAAGTTTTAAGGtatgttcatttgttttcatgtccatcaatgttttaatgtattttttaatttcacatttgaaaGGAGTTAGCATGAAAAACAACCCTCAGAACAAAACCAGTAACCAATTTCACCTCGATGAACTTGAGTCACCGACACcaagtagaaaataaaatagctTTAAAAGGAAGATGTTGAtccaatcataaaaaaaaagttaactgtTGCTGGCTTGTGTTAATATGTTGTCATAAATAACCCCCATTAATGTTGACTTGAAGTCAAAGAATGCAAACCACATGAACAACCTGCATAAAATCACCTTCATAGTAAAAGCTCTCATtatgatttgcatttttttttagtgtacAGCGGCTATATCACGGatgaataataattaataacagTTCtaactagggcccgaccgataaatGTGGAGTTACACCCAACACCTCCACCATCATTGTCTTTAAGTGTCACGCCGGTAGCACAATGTGATATATGTGGAAAGTCAAATCATGGACTTGAAGGGTTGAAACAAAGCTGCATGTTTCGTAACAGACCTCAGACAAATTCTCTAACCTTTTAAACATAAAGCATGGTAAAGCAGCCGTTTACATCCATTTAAATCACAGGATGAGAAATGAAACCACACGAGAGGCTAATGTTTATGTCATACTGGAGTCAACACAAATAGCCGTGATGTCATCCTCATGAGGTCATTTATTACAACTGTGGAGGTCCATTTTCTTCTTAACATTTCATCAAAACTAATATGGATACCTCACATCAACATGAAACATCCTCTAAATCAACTGAACCTAAAGCTTTTGTATTCTTAATGCACATTATAAAATCTTTCCCCTTTCTGTCATCTTTCCATATGACACGACTCGTGCAGTCTGGCCTGGCTATCCTGTCCTGGAAAGAGAAGCTGTCACATAATTAAttccaaaaaaaaggaaaaagtatcAACCAAAGTTTTGAGTTTTGATCTTATTGCCACACACGTTAAACATGAACGTACGCAGAATTCAAACTTTCTTACAACGAAATGCACAACTCCACTCCGACACTATGGTCTGATTATTGTGCTCTATTCAATGTCTGCACTGATACCATGCAGGCTAATGAATACCTGACCCATCTGTGCATTGTTGAGGCCAGAGATCGGATGGAAAATTTTATTTCATGATGATCATGatcagattctttttttttttttttttgcttccataATCACTAAAAAGTCTTTGAATAGTGTTAAAACAGGACATTTTATCACGGTgtattagggctgggcgatatggaccaaaactcatatctcgatattgtttagctgaatggcgagaCTCGATATATattgatatgtattttattaacagtgaaaacacatggaaaaataaactacctgtttgtgaatttataaatattataaaataaaaatgttccttaaaatacaataaaagagagagagaggaggagcagggttaggagggacagacagtcagtcatcatcagtgagatgagaaaaaggtgacctggcacctctgtaacgttattttaatgcaacataaactatatccatattaacgatatcGTCTTGCCcgatatcttgtttgaaaatatatcgatatatcttaaaaactcgatatatttcccagccctacggTGTATTACTGAGTGATTTCAGCGATCTTCCTTTAATAGTGAAAGTACGGTTCATCATAACGCATCACATGCATGCTATGTGTTATGTTTCCAACGTTTGGTGCGTTTAATTCACGGTTTATTAGAGGCTCTTCTCACTCTGTAAAGGCTCTACTTGCCTTGgatttctctgctgctgttaaGACAAGCATCACGTCTGGGGATCAATCATGTTTTCACAAACTTCTAGTTCATGTATGatcaaagaggttttttttttttttttttttttccttccgaGCTGCtaccaaaaacattttcctaTCCACTGTTACAGATGCAAGCCCGATTGATTTTCCCACACCGACACAGGAGGTTTGTGCTCAGGAGCAGCAGACGCAGAGGGAATGTGTTCCCAGTGAGGAGCCCTTGAAAGAGGAGCAGACTGAATCCTGGACCAGGTCGGGGGGGTCGCCCGGATGTCCTGCATACGGCAGCGTAACCGGCCCGATGACTCAAATGGTCAGAGTTGGGGAGCGGGAGGAAAACCAGACGCGAGACACCCTGAGTCGGGCTGCGACAGCTGGAGAGCACAGTGGATTCCCCGAGCCAGACAACCTCATCCGAGTCGTAACCGTGGGAGACCAGTTCGAGTACGAGATCCAATCGCAAGAGGAGCAACCCTTACCGTCCTATCGAGTGTTCACGGCGTACACAAGGAAGGcgaacatgtttttttgcaacatCTGCGGCAAGCCGtttgggaaaaaagaaaagctgaagcTGCACATCGCAGCTCATTCTGCGAAACGTTTTCCCGAGTCCGGCAACCGGACGTTCACCTGCTCCCTCTGCGGCAAGGTAACATACACCAAATATCACATGCTCACCCACATGAAGTCGCACAACAACGAGAAACCCTACCCCTGTCCAATCTGCGGCAACAAATACAAGCTGAAGAGCCACGTGAAGGAACATATACGGACTCACACGGGGGAGAGGCCTTACACCTGCTACACCTGCGGGCAAAGCTTCAACAGATCGTCCACGCTGAGCAAGCACGCCAGGAGCAAGCACAGCGAGAACAAGCCCTTCAAGTGCGTGCAGTGCGAGCTGAGCTTCCCTCTGTACATCGTGTTGAAGCAACACATGAGGACGGTGCATGGTTACATGTTCCCTGTGGGAGACGACCAGCCCCCGGTGCAATGCTGAACACTGCTGAGGCTCAGAGGT
The Labrus mixtus chromosome 7, fLabMix1.1, whole genome shotgun sequence DNA segment above includes these coding regions:
- the LOC132977113 gene encoding zinc finger protein ZFP2-like isoform X1 codes for the protein MANTTLQSFNVFLTERLTAAAVDIYGFVEKTIIDYQDEVYRTKLENQRLQRLLDLVYKPEIRLHRADASPIDFPTPTQEVCAQEQQTQRECVPSEEPLKEEQTESWTRSGGSPGCPAYGSVTGPMTQMVRVGEREENQTRDTLSRAATAGEHSGFPEPDNLIRVVTVGDQFEYEIQSQEEQPLPSYRVFTAYTRKANMFFCNICGKPFGKKEKLKLHIAAHSAKRFPESGNRTFTCSLCGKVTYTKYHMLTHMKSHNNEKPYPCPICGNKYKLKSHVKEHIRTHTGERPYTCYTCGQSFNRSSTLSKHARSKHSENKPFKCVQCELSFPLYIVLKQHMRTVHGYMFPVGDDQPPVQC